One Halioglobus japonicus DNA segment encodes these proteins:
- a CDS encoding KAP family P-loop NTPase fold protein — protein sequence MQLATPDIEIEQGEVFANDLLGRQLEIQSLAPLLLNVDAPLVMALDSPWGTGKTTFVRLLRAYLEEQGKQSLYFNAWETDYADDPLVALAATLDDYVEASVSDTVVTESWCKAKKYLPVLGKSVLKAGVKAATFGALDVEEEYEAVLAELAQGSISDLVDQFSVQQSAIDAFKESISKILATLTDNQKNLVIFIDELDRCRPTYAIETLERIKHIFDLEGIVFVLSVDAEQLCHSIKAVYGADFDARQYLKRFINLDYSLSRPEMPAYVNAMLINMGLQNAVDGRRNARQDLDTTAKSFIFLAEAFELNWREINLYLARLRLVFAQIPSNHHNDLPLLIPLLFVRDKNPQLYQRYVSDTGCADEVISYLDGILKPTQRFERRVVVMKGYLIAPNVDDYRDDQLVVDRLLAPYSDIPEDDPERAERAEVFRLLQRVVSGARDFGSIDIGVVSNWLELLGKISLADGTAENI from the coding sequence ATGCAACTCGCTACGCCAGATATAGAAATAGAGCAGGGTGAGGTCTTTGCCAATGACCTTCTAGGCAGGCAGCTGGAGATTCAGAGCCTAGCTCCCTTGTTGCTTAACGTCGATGCGCCACTGGTGATGGCGCTGGATTCTCCTTGGGGGACAGGTAAAACCACGTTTGTGCGTTTACTCCGGGCTTATCTGGAAGAGCAGGGTAAGCAATCGCTGTATTTCAATGCGTGGGAAACTGATTATGCGGATGATCCGCTGGTAGCTCTTGCAGCAACGCTGGATGATTACGTGGAAGCGTCTGTATCAGATACAGTGGTCACGGAGTCCTGGTGCAAAGCAAAGAAATACCTGCCAGTGCTGGGAAAATCTGTACTTAAGGCAGGGGTGAAGGCTGCTACCTTCGGTGCGCTCGATGTCGAGGAAGAGTATGAGGCTGTCCTGGCGGAATTAGCCCAAGGCAGTATTTCAGACTTGGTAGACCAGTTCTCGGTCCAACAATCAGCCATTGATGCCTTTAAGGAATCCATTTCGAAAATACTGGCGACGCTTACAGATAACCAAAAGAATCTGGTTATCTTTATCGATGAACTGGATCGTTGCCGTCCGACCTACGCCATTGAAACCCTGGAGCGTATCAAGCATATCTTTGACCTCGAAGGTATTGTCTTTGTACTTTCAGTGGATGCCGAACAACTCTGCCACAGTATCAAAGCCGTATATGGTGCCGACTTTGATGCCAGGCAGTATCTCAAGCGCTTTATCAACCTCGACTATTCCCTGTCCCGACCTGAGATGCCGGCCTACGTTAACGCGATGCTCATTAATATGGGCTTACAAAACGCGGTTGATGGTCGCCGCAATGCGCGACAGGATCTAGATACAACAGCGAAGTCTTTCATCTTTCTAGCTGAAGCCTTCGAACTCAACTGGCGTGAAATCAATCTTTATCTGGCACGCCTGCGGCTCGTATTCGCCCAGATACCTTCCAATCATCACAATGATTTACCGTTGCTTATACCTCTCCTGTTTGTAAGAGATAAGAATCCGCAGCTATACCAACGCTATGTAAGCGATACCGGCTGCGCTGACGAGGTTATCAGCTATCTGGATGGTATTTTGAAGCCTACACAAAGGTTCGAACGTCGGGTGGTTGTTATGAAAGGCTACCTGATAGCGCCAAATGTTGACGATTATCGTGATGACCAATTGGTGGTGGATCGGCTGCTCGCGCCATACAGCGATATACCAGAAGATGATCCAGAAAGGGCCGAAAGGGCAGAAGTGTTTCGTTTACTCCAAAGGGTTGTTAGTGGCGCGAGAGATTTCGGTTCTATCGATATTGGCGTAGTTAGCAACTGGTTGGAGCTTCTTGGAAAAATTTCCTTAGCTGACGGCACGGCAGAGAATATATAG
- a CDS encoding restriction endonuclease subunit S, which translates to MSNPYPVTTLGEVFEIARGGSPRPIKDYITEDPAGLNWISIKDASNGGKYISETKQKIRKEGLSKSRLVKPGDFLLTNSMSFGRPYIMNTTGCIHDGWLVLSSDPEKVFPDYFYYLLGSETMYRKFSALAGGAVVKNLNIDLVKGVEIPLPPLKEQKRIAAILDKTDAIRRKRRQVIQLAEEFLRAVFLDMFGDPVTNSKGWDTLGLSKVIESERGISYGVVQRGDQDNDGVRLVRISDFTENLFNPKGVIKCSQEISDQYKRTVLKGGELLISIRGTVGRIAVVPDYAVGWNVTREVAIIPLLEGESRAFIRSLLLTGPAQRLISGQVKGVAQSGINLADLREFELIRPPENMIKRYERIEAFVMDKFVSYADEKDYDALFFSLSQTLFAGEL; encoded by the coding sequence GTGAGTAACCCTTACCCAGTAACGACCTTAGGGGAAGTTTTTGAAATCGCGCGAGGAGGGTCGCCGCGGCCAATTAAGGATTATATTACAGAAGATCCTGCCGGTTTAAATTGGATATCAATTAAAGATGCCAGTAACGGTGGAAAATACATATCGGAAACAAAACAAAAAATACGTAAAGAAGGCCTGTCGAAATCTAGGCTAGTAAAGCCAGGTGATTTTCTACTTACCAACTCTATGAGCTTCGGTAGACCATACATCATGAATACGACAGGTTGTATTCATGATGGTTGGTTAGTTTTGTCTAGTGACCCAGAAAAAGTCTTTCCAGACTATTTCTACTACTTACTAGGCAGCGAAACGATGTATAGGAAGTTCTCAGCACTTGCCGGAGGGGCAGTTGTAAAGAACTTAAATATTGATTTGGTAAAGGGTGTAGAAATCCCCCTCCCACCCCTGAAAGAACAAAAACGCATCGCCGCCATACTCGACAAGACCGATGCCATCCGCCGCAAACGGCGGCAAGTCATCCAGCTCGCCGAAGAATTCCTCCGCGCCGTTTTCTTGGATATGTTCGGTGACCCAGTAACGAATTCGAAGGGATGGGATACCCTAGGATTGTCTAAAGTCATTGAGAGTGAGAGGGGAATCTCTTATGGCGTGGTGCAGCGTGGTGATCAGGATAATGACGGGGTTCGATTAGTTCGCATTTCAGATTTCACCGAAAATCTGTTCAATCCAAAGGGTGTCATTAAGTGCTCGCAAGAAATATCTGATCAATACAAGCGCACGGTTTTGAAGGGAGGGGAGCTCTTAATCAGTATCCGGGGTACTGTTGGAAGAATAGCCGTTGTACCAGACTATGCAGTCGGTTGGAATGTCACGCGAGAAGTCGCAATTATACCTCTGCTTGAAGGGGAGAGTAGAGCATTTATCCGTAGCCTACTTTTAACCGGGCCTGCACAGAGGCTAATTTCTGGACAGGTGAAAGGAGTTGCTCAAAGCGGGATTAATCTGGCTGATCTCAGAGAATTCGAGCTGATAAGACCGCCAGAGAATATGATTAAGAGGTATGAAAGAATTGAAGCATTCGTTATGGATAAGTTTGTAAGCTATGCAGACGAGAAGGATTACGATGCATTGTTTTTTTCACTAAGCCAGACACTCTTCGCTGGTGAACTCTGA
- a CDS encoding AAA family ATPase, with translation MSNIKLLRIENFKGIGREVEFKLRPITLFYGQNSSGKSTVLHSLNYLNDLLNHHAVNADGTSLGEGSIDLGGFSQFVHQHDLKREVKLGIDLDLWHLDLSESEAAASYIDLFASRQVDYVNERLMDISEATSRIQNASLDLTVAWSDTLSRPYVKKLMIGFNGAHFATISSSSDCRRIELSELYLDHYLSEGDESEESEESSSYSEHFSRIVDTRYLDDDGQAMIGLMEMQDALPEVGKPLQLSNIWTVEDWEGYEVKAEFRGLLAALIIGPLEVASASLQQLCYLGPIRQVPGRDYKPRKGSGYNWADGLSAWDALFMEDESLRADVNKWMHGENEQETSLLAGYTVKLSESKILPLGSRLMGLLQSGASKQNQEEIKALLEELDSDSRITLWDEKRQIAVHPEDVGIGISQILPVVVAALSDKAKLLSIEQPELHVHPRMQAAVGDLLIHSAKQLHKTFLLETHSEHLMLRLLRRIRESAEYNNPVLMPDDIGVVYVDCIEGETRLIPIRIAQDGKFLDRWPKGFFAERAEELF, from the coding sequence TTGAGTAACATAAAGTTATTGCGTATAGAGAATTTCAAAGGAATTGGTCGTGAAGTTGAGTTTAAACTTCGCCCGATTACCCTTTTCTATGGTCAGAACAGCTCGGGAAAGAGCACTGTCCTGCACTCCTTGAACTATCTCAATGACCTTCTGAATCATCATGCTGTAAACGCTGACGGTACGTCCCTTGGTGAAGGGTCAATTGACCTTGGCGGCTTCTCTCAGTTCGTGCATCAACATGATTTGAAACGTGAAGTGAAACTTGGGATTGATCTCGATTTATGGCATCTCGATCTGTCAGAGTCAGAAGCGGCCGCTTCATATATCGATCTATTTGCAAGCCGTCAGGTAGATTATGTAAATGAGCGGCTGATGGATATATCTGAGGCAACAAGCCGTATACAGAATGCGTCGCTTGATCTTACTGTTGCCTGGAGCGATACGCTGTCTCGCCCGTACGTAAAGAAATTGATGATTGGTTTCAATGGGGCGCATTTCGCGACCATTTCCTCGAGTAGTGATTGTCGCCGTATAGAGTTATCTGAGCTCTATTTGGACCATTATCTTTCTGAGGGCGATGAGTCGGAGGAGTCAGAAGAATCGAGCTCTTATTCAGAGCATTTTAGTCGCATAGTCGACACGCGTTATCTAGACGATGATGGCCAAGCCATGATCGGCCTGATGGAAATGCAAGACGCGTTGCCTGAAGTCGGTAAGCCACTTCAGCTTTCGAATATCTGGACTGTAGAGGATTGGGAGGGATATGAGGTCAAAGCAGAGTTCCGCGGTCTGCTTGCTGCCTTGATAATCGGGCCTCTCGAGGTAGCTTCTGCCTCGCTTCAGCAACTGTGTTATTTGGGACCCATCAGGCAGGTTCCGGGGCGAGATTACAAGCCTCGAAAAGGCTCGGGCTATAACTGGGCCGATGGGTTGTCAGCCTGGGATGCGCTATTCATGGAAGACGAGTCGCTTCGCGCGGATGTCAACAAGTGGATGCATGGTGAGAATGAGCAAGAAACTAGCCTTCTCGCTGGGTACACAGTAAAGCTGAGCGAGTCGAAGATTCTACCCCTGGGCTCCCGTTTGATGGGGCTGCTTCAGTCAGGCGCTTCTAAGCAGAATCAGGAGGAGATCAAGGCGCTTTTGGAAGAGCTGGATTCCGATAGCCGAATTACTCTGTGGGATGAGAAACGGCAGATTGCCGTTCATCCAGAAGATGTAGGCATTGGAATATCTCAGATACTGCCTGTAGTCGTTGCTGCCCTATCGGACAAGGCTAAGCTGCTGTCTATTGAACAGCCAGAGCTGCATGTCCATCCCCGTATGCAGGCTGCAGTTGGTGATCTCTTGATTCACTCTGCGAAGCAGCTCCATAAAACATTCTTGCTTGAAACACACAGCGAACACCTCATGCTCCGGCTTCTCAGGAGAATTCGTGAAAGTGCTGAATACAACAACCCGGTGCTGATGCCAGATGACATTGGAGTCGTCTACGTAGATTGTATTGAAGGTGAGACTAGGCTGATACCTATCCGGATTGCCCAGGACGGCAAGTTCCTGGATAGGTGGCCTAAGGGGTTCTTCGCTGAGCGTGCCGAGGAGCTTTTCTGA